A genomic region of Klebsiella sp. RIT-PI-d contains the following coding sequences:
- the mpaA gene encoding murein tripeptide amidase MpaA: MILTRPRAQRGGFPPGTLHYGKSVLGAPLLWFPAPLAGHDAGLIIAGTHGDENSSIVTLSCALRTLPPELRRHHVVLTVNPDGCQLGLRANANGVDLNRNFPAANWKPGETVYRWNSAAQQRDVVLLTGDAPGSEPETQALCQLIRRTRPAWVVSFHDPLACIEDPDHSALGQWLAGAFSLPLVGSVGYDTPGSFGSWCADINLPCITAEFPPVSSDEASENYLSAMTGLLRWQAQR; this comes from the coding sequence ATGATCCTCACTCGCCCACGGGCACAACGCGGTGGCTTTCCGCCCGGTACGCTGCATTATGGAAAATCGGTGCTTGGTGCGCCGCTGTTGTGGTTTCCGGCACCGCTGGCAGGACATGATGCCGGGCTGATTATTGCCGGGACGCACGGCGATGAAAATTCGTCGATTGTGACCCTTTCCTGTGCCTTACGGACCCTGCCCCCTGAATTACGCCGTCATCATGTGGTGTTAACGGTCAATCCTGACGGTTGCCAGCTTGGTCTGCGGGCAAATGCTAATGGTGTCGATCTCAATCGCAATTTTCCGGCAGCAAACTGGAAGCCGGGCGAGACGGTTTATCGCTGGAACAGCGCGGCACAGCAGCGCGATGTCGTTTTGCTTACCGGCGATGCGCCAGGCTCAGAGCCGGAGACACAGGCGCTTTGCCAGCTGATCCGCCGGACGCGCCCGGCCTGGGTCGTCTCTTTTCACGATCCGCTGGCTTGTATCGAAGACCCCGACCACTCCGCACTGGGGCAGTGGTTAGCCGGGGCTTTTTCGCTGCCGCTGGTGGGTAGCGTCGGCTACGACACGCCAGGCTCTTTTGGCAGCTGGTGCGCCGATATTAACCTGCCCTGTATCACCGCGGAGTTTCCGCCAGTTTCCAGTGATGAAGCCAGCGAAAACTATTTGTCCGCGATGACCGGACTGCTGCGTTGGCAGGCTCAGAGATGA
- a CDS encoding peptide ABC transporter substrate-binding protein produces MKYPFSLTCCALLCTSLSSFSFAADVPAGTVLAEKQELVRHIKDEPATLDPAKAVGLPEIQVIRDLFEGLVNQNEKGEIVPGVASKWQTSDNRVWTFTLRDNARWSDGTPVTAQDFVYSWQRLVSPKTLSPFAWFAALAGINNAQAIIDGKATPDKLGVSAVDARTLRVQLDKPLPWFANLTASFAFYPVQKANVESGKEWTRPGNLIGNGAYVLKERVVNEKLVVEPNSHYWDNAKTVLKKVTFVPINQESSATKRYLAGGIDITESFPKNLYQKLLKDIPGQVYTPPQLGTYYYAFNTEKGPTADARVRLALSLTIDRRLMAEKVLGTGEKPAWRFTPDVTAGFTPQKSQFEQMSQAELNAQAKTLLQAAGYGPSRPLKLTLLYNTSENHQKIAIAVASMWKKNLGVDVKLQNQEWKTYIDSRNTGNFDVIRASWVGDYNEPSTFLSLLTSTHSGNIARFKNPAYDKIINQAALETTEAARNTDYNTAERIIAEQAPIAPIYQYTNGRLIKPWLKGYPINNPEDVAYSRTMYVIEH; encoded by the coding sequence ATGAAGTATCCTTTTTCGTTAACCTGCTGTGCGCTATTGTGTACCTCGCTTTCATCTTTTTCATTTGCCGCAGACGTTCCGGCGGGTACGGTACTGGCTGAGAAACAGGAACTGGTGCGCCATATTAAAGATGAGCCTGCCACGCTTGATCCGGCAAAAGCCGTGGGCCTGCCAGAAATACAGGTGATCCGCGATCTGTTTGAAGGTCTGGTCAATCAGAATGAAAAAGGGGAAATTGTGCCGGGGGTCGCCAGCAAATGGCAGACCAGTGATAACCGCGTCTGGACTTTCACTCTGCGTGATAATGCCCGGTGGTCAGACGGCACCCCGGTTACCGCACAAGATTTCGTTTATAGCTGGCAGCGGCTGGTCAGTCCTAAAACACTGTCGCCTTTCGCCTGGTTCGCCGCGCTGGCAGGCATCAACAATGCTCAGGCCATCATCGACGGAAAAGCCACGCCGGACAAACTGGGCGTCAGCGCCGTAGATGCCCGCACGCTGCGGGTGCAGCTGGATAAACCGCTCCCGTGGTTTGCCAATCTGACGGCCAGCTTTGCCTTTTATCCGGTGCAAAAAGCCAATGTAGAGAGCGGAAAAGAGTGGACGCGTCCCGGCAATTTAATCGGCAACGGCGCGTATGTATTAAAAGAACGCGTGGTGAATGAAAAGCTGGTAGTCGAGCCGAATAGCCACTATTGGGACAATGCGAAGACCGTGCTTAAGAAAGTCACGTTTGTGCCGATCAATCAGGAATCCTCTGCCACCAAGCGTTATCTGGCAGGCGGTATTGATATTACCGAATCTTTCCCAAAGAACCTGTATCAGAAGCTGCTTAAAGATATTCCAGGTCAGGTGTACACGCCGCCTCAGTTAGGAACGTACTACTACGCCTTCAATACGGAGAAGGGACCTACGGCCGATGCGCGCGTGCGCCTGGCGCTAAGCCTGACTATTGATCGTCGTTTGATGGCAGAAAAAGTGCTGGGGACCGGCGAGAAACCAGCGTGGCGTTTTACGCCGGATGTCACGGCGGGTTTTACCCCGCAGAAAAGCCAGTTTGAGCAGATGAGCCAGGCTGAACTTAATGCCCAGGCTAAAACGCTATTGCAGGCGGCAGGCTATGGCCCGAGCCGTCCGCTTAAACTGACACTGCTCTATAACACATCAGAAAATCATCAAAAAATCGCCATTGCTGTGGCATCAATGTGGAAGAAAAATCTTGGTGTCGATGTGAAGCTGCAAAATCAGGAGTGGAAAACGTATATCGACTCGCGTAATACCGGTAACTTTGACGTGATCCGCGCCTCGTGGGTCGGGGATTATAACGAACCCTCAACCTTTTTGTCGCTACTGACTTCAACGCACAGTGGAAATATCGCCCGCTTCAAAAATCCGGCCTATGACAAAATCATTAATCAGGCCGCACTCGAAACGACTGAAGCAGCAAGAAATACTGATTACAATACCGCAGAGCGGATTATTGCCGAGCAGGCTCCCATTGCACCTATTTATCAGTACACTAACGGCAGATTAATTAAACCCTGGCTGAAAGGGTATCCGATTAACAATCCAGAAGATGTTGCCTATAGCCGGACGATGTATGTTATTGAACACTAA
- a CDS encoding YsnF/AvaK domain-containing protein, whose amino-acid sequence MAHEKIVTAFEQPQQAAAAKEKLIAEGIPESHIDIISGERLRVEDKEIRHPSFWQRLFGDDVDDDYATEYNKAIQLGGVLLTARVDKDEADRVEALLDGYSTDYSSLRGTYDPTTERDYLGEVDSTTAADVGGVRPLDNPVSGVGGVGGIAPAGQTPPNVGGIRAHDTELDSDTISASERTRDWSSSDNITDTDDLSDTRDLTRDRTLTGDDVDRETLKLAEEEVDIGKRRVSDGKIRLRRYTTEENVSEDISLTEHHANVFRSAVDEPTYLHDVDWSEKTIEVEESHEVPVVNKTTHIREEVGINTERTERTETVHDTVRRQEVEVDKSASDKDRLLNEDRLHDSKFDDDKKF is encoded by the coding sequence ATGGCTCATGAAAAGATCGTTACTGCCTTTGAGCAGCCCCAGCAGGCTGCAGCAGCGAAAGAAAAGCTCATTGCGGAAGGTATCCCAGAAAGTCATATTGATATTATTTCGGGCGAAAGATTACGAGTTGAAGATAAAGAAATTCGCCATCCCAGCTTCTGGCAGCGACTGTTCGGGGACGATGTTGATGATGACTACGCCACCGAATATAACAAAGCTATTCAGCTGGGCGGTGTGCTGTTGACCGCACGCGTCGATAAAGATGAAGCTGACCGTGTTGAAGCCCTGCTTGACGGTTACTCTACCGACTACTCATCTCTACGCGGAACCTACGACCCGACTACCGAGCGAGATTATCTTGGTGAAGTTGACAGCACCACGGCTGCAGATGTTGGCGGTGTACGTCCGCTTGATAACCCGGTTTCCGGTGTTGGCGGCGTGGGTGGTATCGCACCTGCCGGGCAGACACCTCCGAATGTAGGCGGTATTCGTGCTCATGATACTGAGCTCGATAGCGATACGATTAGTGCTTCAGAAAGAACGCGTGACTGGAGTTCATCGGATAACATTACCGATACCGACGATCTCTCTGATACCCGCGATTTGACGCGTGACCGCACGTTGACTGGCGATGATGTTGATCGCGAAACGCTGAAACTGGCTGAAGAAGAAGTGGACATCGGCAAACGTCGTGTCAGTGACGGTAAAATTCGTCTGCGTCGTTATACTACTGAAGAGAATGTGTCTGAGGACATCTCCCTGACTGAGCATCACGCTAACGTTTTCCGCTCGGCGGTAGATGAGCCGACATATTTGCATGATGTTGACTGGTCCGAAAAAACGATTGAAGTTGAGGAATCACACGAAGTGCCGGTAGTTAATAAAACTACCCATATTCGTGAGGAAGTCGGTATTAATACCGAGCGCACTGAACGTACTGAAACGGTGCATGACACCGTACGTCGTCAGGAAGTCGAGGTAGATAAATCAGCTTCCGATAAAGATCGTCTTCTCAATGAAGATCGCCTGCATGATAGCAAGTTTGACGACGATAAGAAGTTCTAA
- a CDS encoding YsnF/AvaK domain-containing protein — protein MQNKDAINNSTPTSGETLPLAEERIALTKEKIVDRRIQISRKTVSDEQIIEAELEHHEAIINRIVKNEIIQPDNIPVARQEGDIYIIPVIREEVEIIRRQVLVEEIHVKKRLTTEHFQESVILRRQEIDISTDKE, from the coding sequence ATGCAAAACAAAGATGCTATAAATAATAGTACGCCAACATCAGGTGAAACACTTCCCTTAGCGGAAGAAAGAATTGCGTTAACCAAAGAAAAAATTGTCGATCGCCGCATCCAGATTTCTCGCAAGACAGTTTCGGATGAGCAGATTATTGAAGCTGAGCTTGAACATCATGAGGCAATAATTAATCGCATTGTTAAAAATGAAATAATACAACCTGATAATATCCCCGTCGCTCGTCAGGAGGGTGATATTTATATCATCCCGGTGATCAGAGAAGAAGTGGAAATAATTCGTCGTCAGGTTCTGGTAGAGGAGATCCACGTTAAAAAAAGACTTACTACAGAACATTTTCAGGAAAGCGTCATATTAAGACGTCAGGAAATAGATATTTCCACGGACAAGGAATAA
- a CDS encoding YgdI/YgdR family lipoprotein, translating into MKKALIIPLGILLAATVLSGCTRTSYAIHTNDGRTIISDGKPKESETGLLGYKDANGVKQQINKSEVKNVAEVPH; encoded by the coding sequence ATGAAAAAGGCGTTAATTATTCCCCTGGGCATTTTGCTGGCTGCGACTGTTCTTTCAGGCTGTACACGGACGAGTTACGCAATTCATACCAATGATGGCCGAACCATTATTAGCGATGGCAAACCGAAGGAGTCTGAAACCGGGCTGCTCGGCTATAAAGATGCGAATGGCGTGAAGCAGCAGATTAATAAATCTGAAGTGAAAAACGTCGCAGAAGTCCCTCATTGA
- a CDS encoding putative bifunctional diguanylate cyclase/phosphodiesterase, whose translation MMVLVSWDPVLIGMSFIIAFIASFVALDCAAKITATQRKRDFFWRLSAGATLGIGIWSMHFIGMLSMKMIMPMHYDFILTFISLLIAIICAVGAINIAVSASALAPKRWLLATGILSSGVTAMHYTGMSALMVQGTPHWNKALIALSVLVALLACGAALWLTFSLRQRHKRGLGNRIAAAVVMGLSVAAVHYIGMSAATFSEHGMGLAGGLSERGLSIWVTATTLLLLGFMLVFSTIDSRVRTTRLSDDLEKLNLQLERQSRYDALTGLANRTQMDFRLEECLLQARQLRASFAVIVMDLDRFSLINDTLGHAAGDRLLMSVANRLSACLRPKMLLARPQEDTFILLVPDTSEGEMNDLATALVASVRRPVYEAGQLLNLTLSAGVAMFPYHGESVQELKSNADRAMDSAKQQGRNGWAMYNQHTMYQPAHHDNLRHDVQQALARQEFELWYQPIYDTKTDAIQGFEALLRWRHPLNGILLPETFLPALAEYQQLLPVGNWTLEEACRQLKAWSEEGRDELTLSVTLSAEQFDDERTHLLLSSLPEKYAISPARLTLKIAESVALNHPERSLRVLTTLMQSGLTLAIDNFGTGYTNVMQLKNLPVQQLKINRSLIKDVRYNGRNMTIVSTIIDVAHSMHISVVAQGIETAEQKHLLTSLGCDYLQGFFLAHPLPADDMMLLLDNHVHQETLNPVAAFIEPLLPEVKN comes from the coding sequence ATGATGGTGCTTGTTTCCTGGGACCCCGTTTTGATCGGGATGTCCTTTATTATCGCTTTCATTGCGTCCTTTGTGGCACTTGACTGTGCAGCTAAGATTACGGCTACGCAGCGTAAAAGAGATTTTTTCTGGCGTTTGTCTGCCGGTGCAACCTTAGGCATAGGTATCTGGTCAATGCACTTCATCGGTATGTTATCGATGAAAATGATCATGCCCATGCACTACGACTTCATCCTCACCTTTATTTCACTGTTGATAGCGATAATCTGCGCTGTCGGCGCTATCAATATCGCCGTCTCCGCCAGTGCGCTTGCACCCAAACGCTGGCTCCTCGCCACCGGAATTCTGAGCAGTGGCGTGACCGCTATGCACTATACCGGGATGTCGGCTCTCATGGTGCAGGGAACACCTCACTGGAATAAAGCGCTTATTGCATTATCGGTCCTTGTGGCATTACTTGCCTGTGGTGCCGCTTTATGGCTGACATTTAGCCTGCGGCAACGTCATAAAAGAGGGCTGGGCAATCGTATCGCGGCGGCAGTCGTGATGGGGCTTTCGGTCGCTGCGGTACATTATATTGGGATGAGTGCTGCAACATTTAGTGAACATGGTATGGGTCTGGCGGGGGGGCTGAGCGAGCGCGGCCTCTCTATCTGGGTAACGGCCACTACCTTGTTATTACTGGGATTTATGCTGGTATTTTCGACAATTGATTCCCGGGTGCGTACTACGCGTCTGTCGGACGATCTCGAAAAATTGAACCTGCAACTGGAACGTCAATCGCGTTACGATGCTCTCACCGGGCTGGCAAATCGTACGCAAATGGATTTTCGCCTTGAGGAATGTTTGCTCCAGGCACGGCAGCTCCGTGCGTCGTTCGCCGTCATTGTTATGGATCTTGACCGTTTTAGCTTAATAAATGACACCCTCGGCCATGCGGCAGGCGACCGCCTTTTAATGTCGGTCGCAAACCGCCTGAGCGCCTGCTTACGTCCTAAAATGCTGCTGGCAAGACCGCAGGAAGATACGTTTATTCTGCTGGTCCCGGATACCAGTGAAGGCGAGATGAACGATTTGGCGACAGCGCTGGTGGCGTCCGTCCGTCGCCCGGTTTATGAAGCAGGTCAACTGCTCAATCTGACATTAAGTGCGGGTGTAGCGATGTTTCCTTACCACGGCGAGAGCGTGCAGGAACTCAAATCTAACGCTGACAGGGCGATGGATAGCGCTAAGCAGCAGGGGCGCAATGGGTGGGCGATGTATAATCAGCACACTATGTATCAACCCGCTCATCACGATAATCTGCGCCATGATGTTCAGCAGGCACTGGCACGGCAGGAATTCGAATTATGGTATCAACCTATTTACGACACCAAAACCGATGCCATTCAGGGTTTTGAAGCACTTCTGCGCTGGCGTCACCCGCTTAACGGGATTTTACTTCCAGAAACATTTCTTCCGGCACTGGCCGAGTATCAGCAATTGCTCCCAGTTGGTAACTGGACCCTCGAAGAAGCCTGTCGGCAACTCAAGGCATGGAGTGAAGAAGGCCGCGATGAACTCACCCTCTCGGTTACGCTTTCAGCCGAGCAATTCGATGATGAGCGGACTCATCTTCTGTTGAGTTCATTGCCAGAAAAGTATGCCATTTCACCTGCCCGCCTCACGCTCAAGATAGCGGAATCAGTTGCGCTCAATCATCCCGAACGCAGTTTGCGCGTGTTAACTACCTTAATGCAATCAGGACTTACGCTGGCTATCGACAATTTTGGCACCGGCTATACGAACGTGATGCAGCTAAAAAATCTGCCGGTGCAGCAGTTAAAGATTAATAGAAGTCTGATTAAGGACGTTCGCTATAACGGCAGAAATATGACTATTGTCTCTACTATCATTGATGTAGCACACTCAATGCATATCAGCGTTGTCGCACAAGGCATCGAAACAGCAGAACAAAAACATTTACTGACCAGTCTCGGCTGTGACTATTTGCAGGGCTTTTTCCTGGCGCATCCCCTGCCTGCCGACGATATGATGTTGTTACTCGACAACCACGTTCATCAGGAAACACTCAATCCTGTTGCGGCATTTATCGAGCCTTTACTGCCAGAGGTTAAAAATTAA
- the zntB gene encoding zinc transporter ZntB has translation MDVLKGSEVNVPDAVFAWQLDGRGGVKPLQNGDLIDGQHPCWLHLNYTHPDSAEWLSTTPLLPNNVRDALAGESLRPRVSRLGEGTLITLRCINGSTDERPDQLVAMRVYMDERLIVSTRQRKVLALDDVVSDLQEGTGPADCGGWLVDVCDALTDHASEFIEELHDKIIDLEDNLLDQEIPPRGFLALLRKQLIVMRRYMAPQRDVFARLASERLPWMSDDQRRRMQDIADRLGRGLDEIDACISRTAVMTDEITQITQESLARRTYTMSLMAMVFLPSTFLTGLFGVNLGGIPGGNWHYGFATFCIMLILIVGGVTWWLHRRKWL, from the coding sequence GTGGACGTCTTAAAAGGATCGGAAGTAAATGTGCCGGATGCCGTTTTTGCCTGGCAACTGGATGGCAGGGGCGGCGTTAAGCCGTTGCAGAATGGCGACCTCATTGATGGACAGCATCCTTGCTGGCTACATCTGAACTATACCCATCCCGATAGCGCCGAATGGCTTTCCACCACACCGCTGCTGCCCAATAATGTTCGTGATGCGCTGGCAGGAGAAAGCTTGCGTCCGCGCGTAAGCCGCCTGGGTGAAGGTACGCTTATCACGCTTCGCTGTATTAATGGCAGTACGGATGAAAGGCCGGATCAACTGGTGGCCATGCGGGTCTACATGGATGAGCGGCTGATTGTCTCTACCCGTCAGCGTAAGGTACTGGCGCTGGATGATGTGGTCAGCGATCTTCAGGAGGGCACGGGGCCAGCCGACTGCGGCGGTTGGCTGGTCGACGTGTGCGATGCCCTGACGGATCATGCCAGCGAGTTTATCGAAGAGTTGCACGATAAAATTATCGATCTTGAAGATAATTTGCTTGATCAGGAGATCCCCCCGCGCGGGTTTTTAGCGCTGCTGCGTAAGCAGCTTATCGTGATGCGTCGCTATATGGCCCCGCAACGTGATGTATTTGCCCGTCTTGCCAGTGAGCGACTGCCGTGGATGAGTGACGATCAGCGGCGGCGCATGCAGGATATTGCCGATCGGCTGGGGAGGGGACTGGATGAGATTGATGCCTGCATTTCACGCACGGCGGTCATGACCGATGAAATTACCCAGATCACCCAGGAGTCGCTGGCCCGACGTACGTATACGATGTCGCTTATGGCAATGGTATTTTTGCCGAGCACCTTTTTAACCGGGCTTTTCGGTGTCAACCTCGGGGGCATCCCCGGCGGTAACTGGCACTATGGCTTCGCTACGTTTTGCATCATGTTAATATTAATTGTTGGAGGTGTGACATGGTGGTTGCATCGAAGAAAATGGTTGTAA